A region from the Indicator indicator isolate 239-I01 chromosome 4, UM_Iind_1.1, whole genome shotgun sequence genome encodes:
- the RAG1 gene encoding V(D)J recombination-activating protein 1, which translates to MPVASQMDLPEEIQHPYSKFSDWKFKLFKVRSFEKTPSDDGQHLNKDQAEEVTSSKKETVLHEHETVTREEVDLGGDRHALERDAKDTKTQDKEAHKKNLKQLCRICGASFKTDCYKRTHPVHGPVDDETLLLLRKKEKKATSWPDLIAKVFKIDVRGDIDTVHPTQFCHNCWSIIHRKFSNTSSELYFPRKSTMEWQPHSPNCDICHIASHGGKRKGQPPSVHHGKRLKTIAECALAHRGGKNQAQIRNKNIMKEIVNCKNIHLSTKLLAADYPLDFIKSISCQICDHILADPVETTCRHLFCRTCILKSVKVVGSYCPSCWYPCFPTDLVTPVKSFLNVLDSLSIRCPVKECDEEISHGKYGQHLSSHKEMKDRELYSYINKGGRPRQHLLSLTRRAQKHRLRELKRQVKAFAEKEEGGDMRAVCMTLFLLALRAKNEHKQADELEAIMQGRGSGLHPAVCLAIRVNTFLSCSQYHKMYRTVKAVSGRQIFQPLHALRAAEKALLPGYHPFEWKPPLKNVSTNTEVGILDGLSGLPLSVDDYPVDTIAKRFRYDAALVCALKDMEEEILEGMKAINLDDCLSGPFTVVVKESCDGMGDVSEKHGSGPVVPEKAVRFSFTVMNIAIVLGNKSKRIFEEVKPNSELCCKPLCLMLADESDHETLTAILSPLRAEREAMKNSQLLLEMGGILRMFKFIFRGTGYDEKLVREVEGLEASGSAYICTLCDATRLEASQNLVFHSITRSHAENLERYEIWRSNPYHESVDELRDRVKGVSAKPFIETVPSIDALHCDIGNAAEFYRIFQMEIGEVYKNPDVSKEERKRWQLTLDKHLRKKMNLKPVMRMSGNFARKLMSKETVEAVCELIKCEERREALKELMDLYLKMKPVWRSSSPAKECPELLCQYSYNSQRFAELLATKFKYRYEGKITNYFHKTLAHVPEIIERDGSIGAWASEGNESGNKLFRRFRKMNARQSKCYEMEDVLKHHWLYTSKYLQKFMNAHKTLKSQGFTIDPKESLGGTLPLEEVLESNNSEDV; encoded by the coding sequence ATGCCAGTAGCCTCACAAATGGACCTGCCTGAAGAAATTCAGCATCCGTATTCAAAATTTTCTGACTGGAAATTCAAGTTGTTTAAAGTGAGATCTTTCGAAAAGACACCTTCTGATGATGGCCAGCACCTAAACAAAGATCAGGCAGAAGAGGTCACTTcttcaaaaaaagaaactgttctTCATGAGCATGAAACAGTGACAAGAGAAGAGGTGGATTTAGGGGGCGATAGGCATGCACTTGAGAGGGATGCCAAGGACACGAAAACACAAGACAAGGAAGCtcataaaaaaaatctgaagcaaCTTTGCCGCATCTGTGGAGCCTCTTTCAAAACTGATTGCTACAAGAGGACTCACCCAGTGCATGGGCCAGTGGATGATGAAACCCTGTTGCttctgagaaagaaagagaaaaaagcaacCTCTTGGCCAGACCTTATCGCTAAGGTTTTTAAGATTGATGTGCGAGGGGACATCGATACTGTCCACCCCACTCAATTCTGTCACAACTGCTGGAGTATTATCCACAGGAAATTCAGTAATACCTCATCTGAACTATATTTTCCTAGGAAGAGCACAATGGAGTGGCAACCTCACTCTCCAAACTGTGACATATGCCACATTGCTAGCCATGGAGGCAAGAGAAAAGGCCAGCCGCCCAGCGTACATCATGGCAAACGTCTGAAGACCATTGCAGAATGTGCTCTAGCCCACAGAGGTGGAAAGAACCAAGCACAGATCAGGAACAAAAACATAATGAAAGAGATTGTCAATTGCAAGAATATACAtctcagcaccaagctgcttGCAGCTGATTATCCACTGGATTTCATTAAATCCATCTCCTGCCAGATCTGTGACCATATTTTGGCAGATCCAGTGGAAACAACATGTAGACACTTGTTCTGCAGAACTTGCATCCTTAAATCTGTCAAGGTTGTGGGTAGCTATTGCCCTTCCTGCTGGTACCCTTGCTTCCCTACTGATCTGGTAACCCCAGTGAAATCTTTCCTGAACGTTCTCGATAGCCTGAGTATAAGGTGCCCTGTAAAGGAATGTGATGAAGAGATCTCACATGGAAAATATGGCCAACACCTCTCCAGCCACAAGGAGATGAAAGATAGAGAGCTCTACAGCTACATAAATAAAGGTGGCCGACCAAGGCAGCATCTCCTGTCTTTGACCAGGAGAGCTCAGAAACATCGTCTGAGAGAGCTGAAACGCCAAGTCAAGGCTTTTGCTGAGAAAGAAGAGGGCGGTGATATGAGGGCTGTGTGCATgactctgttcctgctggctttAAGAGCGAAAAATGAACACAAACAAGCAGATGAACTGGAGGCTATAATGCAGGGGAGGGGATCTGGGCTTCACCCTGCTGTCTGCCTGGCCATACGAGTCAACACatttctgagctgcagccagtaTCATAAAATGTATAGAACAGTGAAAGCTGTCAGTGGGAGGCAGATCTTCCAGCCCCTGCATGCTCTGCGTGCTGCTGAGAAGGCCCTCCTGCCAGGGTATCATCCCTTCGAGTGGAAGCCTCCCTTGAAAAATGTATCTACTAACACAGAAGTGGGAATTCTAGATGGACTCTCAGGATTGCCACTCTCAGTTGATGACTACCCGGTAGATACAATTGCAAAGAGATTTCGATATGATGCAGCCTTGGTTTGTGCCTTAAAGGACATGGAGGAGGAGATCCTGGAAGGCATGAAAGCAATAAACCTGGATGACTGTTTGAGTGGTCCTTTCACTGTAGTAGTAAAGGAGTCCTGTGACGGGATGGGAGATGTCAGTGAGAAGCATGGAAGTGGGCCTGTTGTGCCAGAGAAGGCTGTTCGCTTTTCTTTCACGGTCATGAACATCGCTATAGTGCTGGGGAACAAAAGCAAGAGGATCTTTGAAGAAGTAAAGCCCAACTCAGAGTTATGCTGCAAGCCCTTGTGCCTTATGCTGGCTGATGAATCAGATCACGAAACTCTGACGGCAATCCTGAGCCCCCTCAGAGCAGAAAGAGAAGCTATGAAAAACAGCCAACTGCTGCTTGAAATGGGAGGCATCTTGAGAATGTTCAAATTCATCTTTAGGGGTACAGGATATGATGAGAAACTTGTGCGAGaagtggaggggctggaagccTCAGGTTCTGCTTACATTTGTACCCTGTGTGATGCAACCCGCCTGGAGGCATCCCAGAACTTGGTCTTCCACTCCATCACCAGGAGCCATGCTGAAAATCTGGAGCGATATGAAATCTGGAGGTCCAACCCATATCATGAATCTGTCGATGAGCTCCGTGATAGGGTGAAGGGTGTTTCAGCCAAACCTTTTATTGAGACAGTGCCCTCCATAGATGCCTTGCACTGTGACATTGGCAACGCAGCTGAGTTCTACAGGATTTTCCAGATGGAGATTGGTGAAGTTTACAAGAATCCTGATGTGTctaaagaggaaaggaagaggtgGCAGTTGACTCTTGACAAACACCTCAGGAAGAAGATGAACTTGAAGCCCGTGATGAGGATGAGTGGAAATTTTGCTAGGAAACTCATGTCCAAAGAGACAGTCGAGGCAGTATGTGAATTAATCAAGTGTGAGGAAAGGCGTGAAGCCCTAAAAGAGCTGATGGACCTTTACCTGAAGATGAAGCCGGTGTGGCGATCCTCAAGCCCTGCCAAGGAGTGTCCAGAATTGCTGTGCCAGTACAGCTACAATTCACAGCGTTTTGCTGAGCTCCTAGCTACAAAGTTCAAGTACAGATATGAGGGCAAGATTACCAATTATTTCCACAAAACCCTTGCTCACGTTCCTGAAATCATTGAAAGAGATGGGTCCATTGGGGCCTGGGCAAGTGAAGGGAATGAGTCTGGAAACAAACTGTTCAGGAGGTTCCGAAAAATGAATGCCAGACAGTCCAAATGCTATGAAATGGAGGATGTCTTGAAGCACCACTGGCTCTATACCTCCAAGTACCTACAGAAGTTCATGAATGCtcacaaaacattaaaaagccAGGGCTTCACCATTGATCCAAAGGAGAGTTTAGGTGGCACCTTGCCACTGGAGGAGGTCTTGGAAAGCAACAATTCAGAGGATGTCTAA